In a single window of the Manis pentadactyla isolate mManPen7 chromosome 14, mManPen7.hap1, whole genome shotgun sequence genome:
- the PEBP1 gene encoding phosphatidylethanolamine-binding protein 1: MPVDVSKWSGPLSLQEVDERPQHPLQVKYAGVEIDELGKVLTPTQVKNRPTTIAWDGLDSGKLYTLVMTDPDAPSRKDPKYREWHHFLVVNMKGNDVSSGTVLSDYVGSGPPKGTGLHRYVWLVYEQDRPLKCDEPILSNRSGDHRGKFKVASFRKKYGLGTPVAGTCYQAEWDDYVPKLYEQLSGK; encoded by the exons ATGCCGGTGGATGTCAGTAAGTGGTCCGGGCCTTTGAGCCTGCAGGAAGTGGACGAGCGTCCGCAGCACCCGCTGCAGGTCAAATACGCCGGCGTGGAGATCGACGAGCTGGGCAAAGTGCTGACGCCTACCCAG GTTAAGAACCGGCCCACCACTATCGCATGGGATGGCCTTGATTCAGGTAAACTCTACACCTTGGTTATGACAGACCCGGATGCTCCCAGCAGGAAAGACCCCAAATACAG GGAATGGCACCATTTCCTGGTGGTCAACATGAAGGGCAATGATGTCAGCAGTGGCACAGTTCTCTCCGATTATGTGGGCTCTGGGCCTCCCAAGGGCACAG GCCTTCACCGCTATGTCTGGCTGGTTTACGAGCAGGACAGGCCACTGAAGTGTGATGAGCCCATTCTCAGCAACCGATCTGGAGACCACCGCGGCAAATTCAAGGTGGCATCTTTCCGCAAGAAGTACGGGCTTGGGACCCCAGTGGCTGGCACGTGTTACCAGGCTGAATGGGATGACTATGTGCCCAAACTCTATGAGCAGCTGTCTGGGAAGTAG